Proteins encoded within one genomic window of Brenneria nigrifluens DSM 30175 = ATCC 13028:
- a CDS encoding phage tail sheath subtilisin-like domain-containing protein has translation MVSFSKIPDQIRVPLFYAEFDNSQANTATATQRTLIIGQKLDSSTQAENVPAVASSASTVAGLYGDGSMLHSLITAYLENDKSAIIHVLPLADDSTSMAPATGTITVASAASATGVISLYVAGLRVQLTVTASDTVSEIATALAAKINAKAGMPVTATAAASVITLTAKNRGAHGNTLDIRQNYQGIAGGESTPDGLSLTIVAMSGGAGAPELDDALSNLGDTTYDFIINPYTDTTSLDAVKSFLDDSTGRWSYSQLLYGHSFGVVAGTYGTLTAAGETRNNPHETLLGVYDSPTPPYVWSAALTGAIAPALRNDPGRPTQTLSISGVLAPPAESRFQWTERNNLLFSGISTFTVADDGTVQVENIITTYQYNSYGTEDDSYLQIETLYLLMFVTRYLKTQITSKFPRMKLAANGTRFAPGQAIVTPNIIRAELIAQYTTLETNGYVQDVSGFSDGLIVEQDSSNPNRVNVLWDGVLINQLRIFAVLNQFRLQASA, from the coding sequence ATGGTTTCTTTCTCAAAAATTCCCGACCAAATCCGGGTCCCGCTGTTCTATGCCGAGTTTGATAACTCTCAGGCGAATACGGCGACGGCGACACAACGCACGCTGATTATCGGGCAGAAGTTGGATAGCAGCACTCAGGCTGAAAATGTTCCGGCGGTGGCATCGTCCGCGTCTACAGTTGCGGGGTTGTACGGTGACGGTTCGATGCTCCATTCGCTGATTACTGCGTATCTGGAAAACGATAAATCGGCAATCATCCATGTGTTGCCGCTGGCGGATGACTCCACGTCCATGGCGCCGGCAACGGGCACGATCACCGTGGCATCTGCCGCGTCAGCCACGGGCGTTATTTCGCTGTATGTCGCCGGGCTACGCGTTCAGTTAACGGTTACCGCATCGGACACCGTCAGCGAGATAGCGACCGCGCTGGCCGCAAAAATCAATGCGAAAGCAGGGATGCCGGTGACGGCAACCGCCGCCGCATCGGTCATCACGTTAACGGCGAAAAACCGCGGGGCGCACGGCAATACCCTGGATATCCGGCAGAACTATCAGGGTATCGCTGGCGGCGAGTCGACACCAGACGGCTTGTCCCTGACCATTGTTGCGATGTCCGGCGGCGCGGGTGCGCCTGAACTGGATGATGCGTTATCCAATCTCGGTGATACGACCTACGATTTCATCATCAACCCATACACAGATACCACCTCGCTGGATGCCGTGAAATCGTTTCTGGACGATTCCACCGGACGCTGGAGCTACAGCCAGTTGCTATACGGTCATAGCTTCGGTGTGGTGGCGGGCACTTACGGCACGCTGACCGCTGCGGGTGAGACGCGCAACAATCCGCATGAGACACTGTTAGGCGTGTATGACTCCCCAACGCCGCCGTATGTCTGGTCTGCTGCGCTGACAGGGGCCATTGCTCCCGCGCTACGCAATGATCCGGGACGCCCCACCCAGACGCTGAGTATTTCCGGCGTACTGGCGCCGCCGGCGGAAAGCCGTTTTCAGTGGACCGAGCGCAATAACCTGCTGTTCAGCGGCATTTCGACGTTCACAGTGGCGGATGATGGTACCGTGCAGGTGGAAAACATCATCACAACCTACCAGTACAACAGCTACGGCACTGAGGATGACAGTTACCTGCAGATCGAAACCCTGTATCTGCTGATGTTCGTCACCCGCTACCTGAAAACACAAATCACCTCAAAATTCCCGCGCATGAAGTTGGCGGCCAACGGTACGCGGTTCGCACCGGGCCAGGCGATTGTGACGCCCAACATTATCCGGGCGGAATTGATCGCACAATACACCACGCTGGAAACCAACGGTTATGTGCAGGATGTATCCGGGTTCTCTGACGGGCTGATCGTGGAGCAGGATAGCAGCAACCCCAACCGGGTAAATGTGCTGTGGGATGGCGTACTGATTAACCAGTTGCGGATTTTCGCTGTGCTCAACCAATTCCGGCTTCAAGCGTCGGCGTAA
- a CDS encoding major capsid protein — protein sequence MSEPNIFDTGVLVQVVPNLITSQNWLLDRFFPNVITSDTEFVSIDVDVGLRRMAPFCSPLVEGKLVESRRYQTNTFRPAYVKDKRAPDLRKPIKRQIGERIGGEYTAGQREQLNLMAEMEDQIDILNRRLEWMAASALVSGTVTIAGDGYETTVVDFGRDSTLTIALSGSDLWPTSVDAGSTNTIPSENIEEWQTLVLQKSGAVPTDLVFTNKSWKAFRLDTSIKDNAITFPALSPFGNQIDAGARIQKGAVYKGRWGQFDLWVYNDWFIDPVTGIEQPIIPDGAVIMSGADLMGTRAFGAILDPEFNYGPMAYAPKTWVNPDPAQRFLLMQSSPIVIPSRVNAALCATVVE from the coding sequence ATGTCTGAACCGAATATTTTTGATACCGGGGTGCTGGTGCAGGTTGTCCCCAACCTGATCACGTCGCAGAACTGGTTGCTTGACCGGTTTTTTCCCAACGTAATAACCAGTGATACCGAATTCGTCAGCATCGATGTGGATGTAGGGCTGCGCCGCATGGCGCCGTTTTGCTCCCCGCTGGTGGAAGGTAAGTTGGTGGAAAGTCGCCGCTACCAGACCAACACATTCCGGCCGGCGTACGTCAAAGACAAGCGAGCTCCGGATCTGCGTAAGCCCATCAAACGCCAGATTGGCGAGCGCATCGGCGGTGAATACACTGCCGGTCAGCGCGAACAGCTGAATCTGATGGCGGAGATGGAAGACCAGATTGACATCCTGAACCGCCGTCTGGAATGGATGGCTGCCAGTGCGCTGGTCTCCGGCACCGTCACCATTGCCGGAGATGGGTACGAAACTACGGTGGTGGACTTTGGCCGAGACAGCACACTAACAATCGCCCTGTCGGGGAGTGATCTGTGGCCTACGTCCGTGGACGCCGGCTCGACGAACACCATACCCTCGGAAAACATTGAGGAGTGGCAGACACTGGTTCTGCAAAAATCCGGAGCGGTGCCGACTGACCTGGTGTTCACTAATAAGTCATGGAAAGCGTTCCGCCTGGATACCTCCATCAAGGACAACGCCATTACATTCCCCGCTCTGAGTCCGTTCGGCAATCAAATAGATGCCGGCGCGCGAATCCAGAAGGGCGCGGTGTATAAGGGGCGTTGGGGGCAGTTTGATTTGTGGGTGTACAACGACTGGTTTATCGATCCCGTCACCGGTATCGAACAGCCCATCATTCCCGATGGCGCCGTCATTATGTCTGGTGCCGATCTGATGGGAACCCGCGCATTTGGCGCTATTTTGGACCCTGAATTCAACTATGGGCCAATGGCCTATGCCCCAAAAACGTGGGTTAATCCTGATCCGGCGCAACGATTCCTGCTGATGCAGTCCTCGCCGATCGTCATCCCCAGCCGTGTTAACGCGGCCTTGTGTGCGACGGTGGTGGAATAA
- a CDS encoding head decoration protein translates to MSTLNEYGQNAWGPLYRQDTFIPDQLIAGPLQLVTDTVTILTGESASYKRGTVLGRITASGKYTLSLPVATDGSEDPVAILVDDADATAADVTADVYLMGEFNATRITYNDSWVLADLKAALRPHSIFLKDVIEAPVTVATE, encoded by the coding sequence ATGTCTACGTTAAACGAATACGGGCAAAATGCCTGGGGGCCGCTGTATCGCCAGGATACGTTTATCCCCGATCAACTGATTGCGGGACCGCTCCAACTGGTGACTGATACCGTCACCATCCTCACCGGTGAGTCTGCGTCCTATAAGCGCGGAACGGTGCTGGGGCGCATCACGGCATCAGGCAAATACACGCTGAGTCTGCCCGTTGCGACGGACGGTAGTGAAGATCCGGTCGCCATCCTGGTTGATGACGCGGATGCCACCGCCGCAGATGTGACCGCCGATGTTTACCTGATGGGCGAGTTCAACGCGACGCGCATTACGTATAACGATTCCTGGGTGCTGGCCGATCTTAAAGCCGCACTGCGCCCGCATAGCATTTTCCTGAAAGACGTCATCGAAGCGCCGGTAACCGTCGCGACCGAATAA
- a CDS encoding DUF2635 domain-containing protein encodes MKVKPTAGRAVRDPVKGTLLPESGAEVQDSPFWRRRLRDGDVELVTKKTSTKGDD; translated from the coding sequence ATGAAAGTCAAACCAACCGCCGGGCGTGCTGTACGCGATCCGGTCAAAGGCACTCTTTTGCCCGAATCTGGCGCAGAGGTGCAGGATTCGCCGTTCTGGCGTCGCCGTCTGCGTGACGGTGATGTGGAACTGGTGACGAAAAAAACCAGTACCAAAGGGGATGATTAA
- a CDS encoding phage tail tube protein encodes MADTSNRLAGTAYVTVDGVSIMVAGQFQYRPSGVERASLVGMDGVHGYSEKPTVGFISIQVRDSGGTTVEDFNGMTNVTVTAELANGKTIIGTGLWAVNTQDVESENATFPLRFEGGSVKEY; translated from the coding sequence ATGGCAGATACATCGAATCGCCTCGCCGGGACCGCGTATGTCACCGTGGACGGCGTGAGCATCATGGTGGCGGGGCAGTTTCAATATCGTCCCTCCGGTGTGGAGCGCGCTTCATTGGTGGGGATGGATGGCGTACATGGATACAGTGAAAAACCCACCGTAGGGTTTATCTCTATCCAGGTGCGCGATAGCGGCGGCACCACCGTGGAGGATTTTAATGGTATGACAAACGTTACGGTCACCGCTGAGTTGGCAAACGGCAAAACCATCATTGGGACCGGCTTGTGGGCGGTCAACACCCAGGATGTCGAATCGGAAAACGCAACGTTTCCGCTTCGTTTCGAAGGTGGTAGCGTGAAGGAGTATTGA
- a CDS encoding head-tail joining protein, with protein MPVNWDINLLKPLQDVFGERVSFRPAGGEAYDITGIFDRAYTRDVEPLEPGEPAVNTTRPVLGVRDASFISPPKKKDRVYIYSVETLFVVSDVQPDSHGGTRLELNRVETS; from the coding sequence ATGCCGGTCAATTGGGATATCAACCTGCTCAAACCGCTACAGGACGTTTTCGGGGAAAGGGTGAGTTTCCGCCCGGCGGGCGGGGAGGCGTACGACATTACGGGTATTTTTGATCGCGCCTATACCCGCGATGTCGAACCGCTGGAGCCTGGAGAGCCGGCAGTTAACACTACGCGCCCCGTCCTTGGCGTTCGTGATGCATCGTTTATCTCGCCTCCGAAAAAGAAGGACCGCGTTTATATCTACAGCGTGGAAACTTTGTTTGTGGTGAGCGACGTGCAACCAGACAGCCACGGCGGGACCCGCCTCGAACTGAACAGGGTTGAAACATCATGA